In one window of Eleutherodactylus coqui strain aEleCoq1 chromosome 10, aEleCoq1.hap1, whole genome shotgun sequence DNA:
- the LOC136580810 gene encoding ankyrin repeat and SOCS box protein 12-like isoform X1 — protein sequence MAGFLSSIKELVLHRKACTLIRACKEEELRALLSENEAKKLIRKTSGNVLRRCLQVAIDKQYMGCIEELLKAGANPRILLDSCSVPSIVYGQGNVRLLQLLLEYGASEDSCKGRKSSILLYYAAENGYIDCFRMLLLYGADPDYKCFRFDLAAGTADGTSVLGMCLKRNYEAPFVELLIQFGANIYLPHIQKALLEVDNDATRLLDREKAHPRSLKSQCRIAIRRWLIQVGKLRLIDQIDIPDQLEKYLQYHNEFDDIKKLPRCYQRFTYPIAEHLLFGAGCNYEQEQKYL from the exons ATGGCAGGCTTTCTAAGCTCTATAAAGGAGTTGGTGCTGCATCGTAAAGCCTGCACATTAATACGGGCTTGTAAGGAAGAAGAACTACGTGCGTTACTGTCCGAGAATGAAGCCAAGAAACTTATCAGGAAAACCAGTGGGAACGTGCTAAGGCGTTGTCTTCAAGTTGCTATAGATAAACAATATATGGGATGTATTGAAGAATTGTTAAAAGCTGGAGCCAACCCAAGGATTCTGCTTGATAGTTGCTCTGTGCCAAGCATAGTTTATGGTCAAGGGAATGTCAGACTCCTCCAGCTGCTGTTGGAGTATGGAGCAAGCGAAGATTCTTGTAAAGGTCGGAAATCATCAATATTATTGTACTATGCAGCAGAAAATGGATATATTGATTGCTTTAGAATGTTACTTCTTTATGGGGCTGACCCTGATTATAAGTGTTTCCGTTTTGATTTAGCAGCCGGTACTGCAGATGGTACATCAGTACTAGGAATGTGTCTTAAAAGGAACTATGAAGCCCCATTTGTGGAACTTCTCATCCAGTTTGGTGCTAATATTTACTTACCTCATATACAGAAAGCCCTTCTCGAAGTTGATAATGATGCCACAAGACTTCTGGATAGAGAAAAGG CTCATCCGAGATCCCTGAAGTCTCAGTGTCGTATTGCCATAAGAAGGTGGCTGATACAAGTGGGGAAGCTTCGTCTCATCGACCAGATAGACATCCCTGATCAGCTGGAGAAATACTTACAGTACCACAATGAGTTTGATGACATAAAGAAGCTGCCAAGATGTTATCAGCGATTTACTTATCCAATAGCCGAG CATTTGCTCTTTGGAGCTGGTTGTAACTacgaacaagaacaaaaatatttGTGA
- the LOC136580810 gene encoding ankyrin repeat and SOCS box protein 12-like isoform X2, translated as MAGFLSSIKELVLHRKACTLIRACKEEELRALLSENEAKKLIRKTSGNVLRRCLQVAIDKQYMGCIEELLKAGANPRILLDSCSVPSIVYGQGNVRLLQLLLEYGASEDSCKAAGTADGTSVLGMCLKRNYEAPFVELLIQFGANIYLPHIQKALLEVDNDATRLLDREKAHPRSLKSQCRIAIRRWLIQVGKLRLIDQIDIPDQLEKYLQYHNEFDDIKKLPRCYQRFTYPIAEHLLFGAGCNYEQEQKYL; from the exons ATGGCAGGCTTTCTAAGCTCTATAAAGGAGTTGGTGCTGCATCGTAAAGCCTGCACATTAATACGGGCTTGTAAGGAAGAAGAACTACGTGCGTTACTGTCCGAGAATGAAGCCAAGAAACTTATCAGGAAAACCAGTGGGAACGTGCTAAGGCGTTGTCTTCAAGTTGCTATAGATAAACAATATATGGGATGTATTGAAGAATTGTTAAAAGCTGGAGCCAACCCAAGGATTCTGCTTGATAGTTGCTCTGTGCCAAGCATAGTTTATGGTCAAGGGAATGTCAGACTCCTCCAGCTGCTGTTGGAGTATGGAGCAAGCGAAGATTCTTGTAAAG CAGCCGGTACTGCAGATGGTACATCAGTACTAGGAATGTGTCTTAAAAGGAACTATGAAGCCCCATTTGTGGAACTTCTCATCCAGTTTGGTGCTAATATTTACTTACCTCATATACAGAAAGCCCTTCTCGAAGTTGATAATGATGCCACAAGACTTCTGGATAGAGAAAAGG CTCATCCGAGATCCCTGAAGTCTCAGTGTCGTATTGCCATAAGAAGGTGGCTGATACAAGTGGGGAAGCTTCGTCTCATCGACCAGATAGACATCCCTGATCAGCTGGAGAAATACTTACAGTACCACAATGAGTTTGATGACATAAAGAAGCTGCCAAGATGTTATCAGCGATTTACTTATCCAATAGCCGAG CATTTGCTCTTTGGAGCTGGTTGTAACTacgaacaagaacaaaaatatttGTGA